A region from the uncultured Bacteroides sp. genome encodes:
- the ricT gene encoding regulatory iron-sulfur-containing complex subunit RicT, translating into MEYKLHNGSGKLCCKGCSRQDNKLNTYDWLADIPNNAEECDMVEVQFKNTRKGYYRNSNNIKLEKGDVIAVESTPGHDIGTVTLTGRLVLLQMSKANCKPDSEIKRIYRIAKTVDMDKYNEAKSKEHATMIRARQIASSLNLNMKIGDVEYQGDGNKAIFYYIADERVDFRQLIKVLAEAFRVRIEMKQIGARQEAGRIGGIGPCGRELCCATWMTSFVSVSTSAARFQDISLNPQKLAGQCAKLKCCLNYEIDCYVEAQKRLPSREIELETKDGTFYFFKVDILTNQITYSTNKNFPANLVTITGKRAFEIIDLNRKGLKPETLAEIEHKVEPKKPIDLLEQESLTRFDKHHHSESNDNTNNGSQGRRRKKSNRNNGDKPANQQTQPDVQPQANNEQARSRNRNRPQRNDNRNQPRNVNRNKQQENNQRDETPDQQ; encoded by the coding sequence ATGGAATATAAATTACATAACGGAAGTGGGAAACTTTGTTGCAAAGGTTGTTCCCGCCAGGATAATAAACTAAATACCTACGATTGGCTGGCAGACATACCCAATAATGCCGAAGAGTGTGATATGGTGGAAGTTCAATTCAAAAACACCCGGAAAGGTTACTATCGAAACAGCAACAATATCAAATTAGAGAAAGGTGATGTTATTGCAGTAGAATCCACTCCCGGACACGATATTGGTACTGTTACCCTTACAGGCCGCTTAGTTCTTTTGCAGATGAGCAAGGCCAACTGCAAACCTGATAGCGAAATAAAACGGATTTACCGCATTGCCAAAACGGTGGATATGGATAAATACAATGAAGCCAAGAGCAAAGAACATGCTACCATGATTCGCGCACGCCAAATAGCGTCAAGTTTAAACTTGAATATGAAAATTGGCGATGTAGAATATCAGGGCGACGGAAATAAGGCCATATTTTATTATATAGCCGACGAACGGGTAGATTTTCGCCAACTAATTAAGGTCTTGGCAGAAGCTTTCAGAGTGAGGATAGAAATGAAACAAATTGGTGCCAGGCAAGAGGCCGGACGCATAGGAGGGATAGGCCCTTGCGGAAGAGAACTATGCTGCGCCACTTGGATGACAAGTTTTGTGTCGGTATCAACAAGTGCTGCCAGATTTCAAGACATTTCACTAAACCCACAAAAATTGGCCGGACAATGTGCCAAACTAAAATGCTGCCTCAACTATGAGATAGATTGCTATGTTGAAGCACAAAAGCGCCTGCCATCAAGGGAAATAGAACTAGAGACCAAAGATGGAACTTTTTATTTCTTCAAAGTCGATATTTTAACTAACCAGATAACTTATTCTACAAACAAAAATTTCCCGGCAAACTTAGTCACTATCACAGGGAAACGAGCTTTCGAAATCATTGATCTCAATCGCAAAGGGCTAAAACCTGAAACTTTAGCAGAAATAGAACACAAAGTAGAGCCTAAGAAACCAATTGACTTATTAGAGCAAGAAAGCCTGACGCGCTTCGACAAACACCACCATAGTGAATCAAACGATAATACAAACAATGGTTCGCAAGGCAGAAGAAGGAAAAAGAGTAATCGTAATAATGGCGACAAACCGGCAAATCAACAGACTCAACCAGATGTCCAGCCACAAGCGAACAATGAACAAGCTCGCTCTCGTAACCGTAACAGGCCGCAAAGGAATGACAATCGCAATCAACCCCGCAATGTAAACAGGAACAAGCAACAAGAGAATAACCAAAGAGATGAAACGCCCGATCAACAGTAA
- a CDS encoding DNA polymerase III subunit delta has product MFFKDIIGQKTVIKTLIQEINDDRIPHAQLICGPEGVGKLPLALAYARYICCTNKGAEDSCGVCPSCVKFNKLVHPDVHFIFPIIKNAKGKKEVCDDYITEWRRLVINSSYINLNHWLREIQAENSQALIYAKESDEIVRKLSLKSSEGGFKISIIWLAERMHQVCANKLLKLLEEPPEKTIFLLVSEAPEMILPTILSRTQRLNVPKIDERCIANALQNNYGVLQSDSLSIAHIANGNFIKALEAIHLNEEKQLFFELFVGLMRLSYQRKIKEMKLWSEQVAAMGRERQKNLLEYCQLMIRENFIFNLKKKELTYMTANEENFASRFAPFVNERNVIGIMDELSKAQQHIEQNVNAKMVFFDFSLKMIVLLKQ; this is encoded by the coding sequence ATGTTTTTTAAAGACATAATCGGGCAAAAAACAGTCATCAAAACACTTATTCAGGAAATAAATGATGACCGCATTCCACATGCACAACTCATTTGCGGCCCCGAAGGTGTGGGCAAACTACCCCTGGCATTAGCTTATGCCCGATATATATGTTGCACAAACAAGGGAGCAGAAGATTCTTGTGGAGTATGCCCATCGTGCGTTAAGTTCAACAAATTGGTGCACCCCGACGTACATTTCATATTCCCGATTATAAAAAACGCCAAAGGGAAAAAAGAAGTTTGCGATGACTACATCACCGAATGGCGTCGACTTGTTATCAATTCTTCTTATATTAACCTAAATCACTGGCTCCGCGAGATACAGGCAGAAAACTCTCAAGCACTAATTTATGCAAAAGAGAGTGACGAAATAGTCAGGAAATTAAGCTTAAAGTCAAGCGAAGGCGGATTTAAAATATCAATTATCTGGCTGGCAGAGAGGATGCATCAGGTATGTGCCAACAAACTTTTAAAATTATTGGAAGAACCGCCCGAGAAAACAATATTTCTGCTAGTATCAGAAGCTCCTGAAATGATTTTGCCAACAATATTAAGTCGTACGCAACGATTAAATGTGCCGAAGATTGACGAAAGATGCATCGCCAATGCTCTACAAAACAACTATGGAGTTCTGCAGTCCGACAGCCTTTCTATTGCACACATTGCTAATGGTAATTTTATAAAAGCACTTGAGGCAATACATTTAAATGAAGAAAAACAATTATTCTTCGAACTCTTCGTTGGCCTCATGAGACTTTCTTATCAAAGAAAAATCAAGGAAATGAAATTATGGAGCGAACAAGTTGCAGCAATGGGTAGGGAAAGACAAAAAAATCTATTAGAATATTGCCAACTGATGATTAGAGAAAATTTTATTTTCAACCTAAAGAAAAAAGAGTTAACCTACATGACCGCAAACGAAGAAAACTTCGCCAGCCGATTTGCTCCCTTCGTTAACGAAAGAAATGTAATAGGTATAATGGATGAATTGAGCAAAGCTCAGCAACATATAGAACAAAATGTTAATGCAAAAATGGTTTTTTTTGATTTCTCACTAAAAATGATAGTGCTACTTAAACAGTAA
- a CDS encoding rod shape-determining protein, translating into MGLFSFTQEIAMDLGTANTIIITNGKIVVDEPSVVALDRRTDKMIAVGEKAKMMHEKTHENIRTIRPLRDGVIADFYACEQMMRGMIKMVNTRNHLFSPSLRMVIGVPSGSTEVELRAVRDSAEHAGGRDVYLIFEPMAAAIGIGIDVEAPEGNMIVDIGGGSTEIAVISLGGIVSNNSIRIAGDDLITDIQEYMSRQHNVKVSERMAERIKINVGAALTELGDDAPEDYIVHGPNRITALPMEVPVCYQEVAHCLEKSISKIETAILSALENTPPELYADIVHNGIYLAGGGALLRGLDKRLTDKINIPFHIAEDPLHAVAKGTGVALKNVDRFSFLMR; encoded by the coding sequence ATGGGATTATTTTCTTTTACGCAAGAAATAGCAATGGATCTTGGCACTGCCAATACTATTATCATCACAAATGGAAAAATTGTGGTAGATGAACCTTCAGTTGTTGCACTTGATCGCCGTACGGATAAGATGATTGCTGTTGGTGAGAAGGCCAAGATGATGCATGAAAAAACCCACGAAAATATACGTACTATACGGCCGCTCCGTGATGGCGTGATTGCCGATTTTTACGCTTGTGAACAGATGATGCGCGGGATGATTAAAATGGTGAATACGCGTAATCACTTATTTTCGCCTTCGCTTCGAATGGTTATTGGTGTTCCGTCGGGTAGTACTGAAGTTGAACTTCGTGCTGTTCGTGATTCTGCTGAGCATGCCGGTGGACGTGACGTTTATCTTATTTTTGAGCCAATGGCTGCAGCTATAGGAATAGGCATTGATGTGGAGGCACCCGAAGGCAATATGATTGTTGATATAGGTGGTGGTTCTACTGAAATAGCAGTAATCTCTTTAGGGGGTATTGTTTCTAACAATTCAATTCGTATAGCAGGTGATGATTTGATTACTGATATACAAGAGTATATGAGTCGTCAACACAATGTGAAGGTCAGTGAGCGTATGGCAGAACGTATTAAGATTAATGTCGGAGCTGCTTTAACGGAACTGGGAGATGATGCACCGGAAGATTATATAGTTCATGGGCCAAACCGGATAACGGCTTTGCCTATGGAAGTACCTGTTTGTTATCAGGAAGTGGCTCACTGTCTTGAAAAATCGATTTCAAAAATTGAAACGGCTATTTTGAGTGCATTGGAAAATACTCCTCCTGAATTGTATGCAGATATTGTGCATAATGGCATTTATCTGGCTGGTGGTGGCGCTTTGCTTCGGGGATTGGACAAACGCCTCACTGATAAAATTAATATCCCTTTTCATATAGCAGAAGATCCGCTTCATGCAGTAGCTAAAGGAACTGGTGTTGCTTTAAAAAATGTAGATCGTTTCTCCTTTTTAATGAGATAG
- the metF gene encoding methylenetetrahydrofolate reductase [NAD(P)H], which produces MKVIDLINANEKTAFSFEILPPLKGTGIEKLYQTIDTLREFDPKYINITTHRSEDVYKDLGNGLFQRDRLRRRPGTVAVAAAIQNKYNIRTIPHILCSGFTQEETEYVLLDLQFLGITDLLVLRGDKAKHESVFTPEGNGYSHAIELQEQINRFNAGLFADGSEMKTVGKPFSFGVACYPEKHEEAPNMDEDIYWLKKKVEAGAEYAVTQLFYDNSRYFAFVDKVRKAGINIPIIPGIKPFKKVSQLSMIPKTFKVDIPEALTKEVLQCKNDEQVQQVGIEWCINQCKELMNYGVPSIHFYSISAVDSIKEVAKIIY; this is translated from the coding sequence ATGAAAGTAATTGATTTAATAAACGCCAACGAAAAAACAGCTTTTTCTTTTGAAATTCTTCCTCCTTTGAAAGGGACCGGAATTGAAAAGTTGTATCAAACAATAGATACCTTACGAGAATTTGACCCTAAATATATTAATATAACCACTCACCGTAGTGAAGATGTGTACAAAGATTTAGGGAACGGGCTGTTTCAGCGTGATAGATTACGACGCCGACCAGGCACTGTTGCTGTGGCAGCGGCTATTCAAAATAAATATAACATCAGAACAATACCTCATATCTTGTGCAGCGGATTTACACAAGAAGAAACAGAATACGTGCTACTCGACCTGCAATTTCTAGGTATTACTGATTTGTTGGTACTAAGAGGAGACAAAGCAAAACATGAGTCTGTTTTTACTCCTGAAGGAAATGGCTATTCTCATGCTATAGAGCTGCAAGAACAAATAAACAGGTTTAATGCCGGACTTTTTGCTGATGGTTCTGAAATGAAGACCGTTGGTAAGCCTTTTTCTTTCGGAGTTGCATGCTATCCGGAAAAACACGAAGAAGCTCCTAATATGGATGAAGATATCTATTGGCTAAAGAAGAAAGTAGAAGCCGGCGCCGAATATGCAGTAACACAGCTCTTTTATGACAATAGTAGGTATTTTGCTTTTGTCGATAAAGTGCGCAAAGCGGGAATTAATATTCCAATCATTCCGGGGATCAAACCATTTAAAAAGGTATCTCAACTAAGCATGATTCCTAAAACCTTTAAGGTAGACATACCTGAAGCACTAACAAAAGAAGTGCTTCAATGCAAGAATGATGAGCAAGTGCAACAAGTTGGCATAGAATGGTGCATCAATCAGTGCAAGGAATTAATGAATTATGGTGTACCCAGCATTCATTTTTATAGCATATCTGCCGTAGATAGTATTAAGGAAGTTGCCAAAATAATATATTAA
- the mrdA gene encoding penicillin-binding protein 2 has translation MAKNYTLEKRKFIISGIAVLVVLIYIVRLFVFQILTDDYKKNADSNAFLNKIQYPSRGAIYDRKGKLLVFNQPAYDITIVPREIENLDTLDLCRTLNITPSSFVKKMNEIKDRRLNPGYSKYTHQLFMSQLSAEECGVFQEKLFKFAGFYIQRRTIRQYSYNSAAHALGDIGEVSMRDIEDDDYYMRGDYIGKQGVEKSYEKYLRGEKGVEVLLRDAHGRIQGHYMNGTFDKSPVPGKDLTLGLDIELQMLAEKLMKGKTGSIVAIEPETGEILCFVSAPSYDPSIMVGRQRGKSHHELEENPLKPLFNRPLMAAYPPGSTFKTAQGLVFLQEGIVDANTLFPCYNGFVVPGLRVGCHSHRSPISFSSAISTSCNSYFCWGLYHMIDNKKYGSSANALTVWKDHMVSMGFGYKLGVDLPGEKRGLIPNAQFYDKIYGHGRWGGLRIIYTAIGQGEVLLTPVQMANLAATIANRGHFITPHIVKSIQDNQLDSLYRFPRYTNISPKYYNLVVQGMRGAVVGTPYGGTCRGINLPGIEVCGKTGTAQNRGKDHSIFMGFAPMNKPKIALSVYIENAGFGATWAVPIASLLIEKYINGSVAPERSARIDEISNTNLVQHGN, from the coding sequence ATGGCTAAAAATTATACTCTAGAGAAACGAAAGTTTATTATTAGCGGTATAGCTGTATTGGTTGTACTCATTTACATTGTGCGTCTTTTTGTTTTCCAAATATTGACTGATGACTATAAGAAGAATGCAGACAGTAATGCTTTTTTGAATAAAATTCAATACCCCTCTCGGGGTGCTATCTATGATCGAAAGGGAAAGCTTTTAGTATTCAATCAGCCAGCGTATGATATCACAATTGTTCCAAGGGAAATCGAAAACTTAGATACGCTTGACCTTTGCCGTACATTAAATATAACGCCTTCATCTTTTGTGAAGAAAATGAATGAAATTAAAGATAGGAGGCTAAATCCGGGTTATTCTAAGTATACGCATCAATTATTTATGTCTCAGCTTTCTGCAGAGGAATGTGGTGTGTTTCAGGAAAAGCTCTTCAAATTTGCAGGATTTTATATTCAAAGGCGCACTATTCGTCAATACTCTTATAATTCGGCTGCCCATGCCTTAGGTGATATTGGGGAAGTTTCCATGAGAGACATTGAAGACGATGATTATTATATGCGCGGAGATTATATAGGTAAGCAAGGAGTTGAAAAATCGTATGAGAAATATCTCCGTGGTGAAAAAGGAGTTGAAGTTCTTTTACGAGATGCGCATGGACGAATTCAAGGCCATTATATGAATGGAACTTTTGATAAATCTCCGGTTCCGGGTAAAGACCTCACATTGGGGCTCGATATTGAACTCCAAATGCTTGCTGAAAAATTAATGAAAGGTAAGACGGGTAGCATTGTTGCTATTGAACCTGAAACAGGTGAGATACTTTGCTTTGTTTCAGCTCCTTCTTATGATCCTTCGATTATGGTAGGGAGACAACGTGGTAAAAGTCATCACGAATTGGAGGAAAATCCTTTAAAACCTTTGTTTAATCGTCCTCTTATGGCGGCTTATCCTCCTGGTTCTACGTTTAAAACGGCACAAGGATTGGTCTTTCTTCAGGAGGGTATCGTTGATGCAAACACATTATTCCCTTGTTATAATGGTTTTGTTGTTCCCGGATTGCGTGTGGGATGCCATTCGCACAGATCTCCTATTTCATTTTCATCGGCTATTTCAACATCTTGTAACTCTTATTTTTGCTGGGGGTTGTATCACATGATTGATAATAAGAAATATGGTTCGTCTGCCAATGCACTGACTGTATGGAAAGATCACATGGTTTCTATGGGGTTTGGTTATAAGCTTGGCGTTGATTTGCCAGGCGAAAAACGAGGCTTAATTCCCAATGCTCAATTTTACGATAAAATATATGGGCATGGACGTTGGGGTGGTTTGAGGATTATCTATACGGCAATAGGGCAAGGTGAAGTTTTGCTAACTCCTGTCCAGATGGCAAATCTTGCGGCGACGATAGCTAACAGGGGGCATTTTATTACTCCTCATATTGTTAAAAGTATACAAGATAATCAGTTGGATAGTCTTTATCGATTTCCACGTTACACTAATATTTCTCCAAAATATTATAATCTGGTAGTACAGGGTATGAGAGGTGCGGTTGTGGGAACTCCCTATGGCGGTACTTGTCGGGGTATTAATTTGCCGGGAATTGAGGTTTGTGGAAAAACGGGTACTGCTCAGAATCGTGGGAAAGATCATTCTATATTTATGGGATTTGCTCCAATGAATAAACCTAAAATCGCGTTATCTGTATATATAGAGAATGCAGGATTTGGGGCAACCTGGGCTGTTCCCATTGCATCTCTCCTTATAGAAAAATACATTAATGGGTCTGTTGCTCCCGAGAGAAGTGCTCGAATAGATGAAATCAGTAATACAAATTTAGTTCAGCATGGTAACTAG
- the mreC gene encoding rod shape-determining protein MreC: MRNLLNFLVKYNYWFLLILLEAISFMLLFRFNHYQQSVYFTSANVVAGKIYKVSGEISSYFYLKSANEGLLDRNISLEREVTALEKALKENQMDSFEIDRLEKVSDVNYHLLKANVIKNSLNLTDNYITLDKGFSDGIRSEMGVVGPNGIVGIVYLTSPKYSIVISALNSKSSISCKIKGSNYFGYLKWEHGDSRYAYLKDLPRHAEFNLGDTIITSGYSTVFPEGIMVGTVDDMSDSNDGLSYLLKIKLATDFGRISNVRVIEDIGNKEQKELEKKSLKQ; this comes from the coding sequence ATGCGGAATTTACTAAACTTCCTCGTTAAATATAACTATTGGTTTCTTTTAATTTTATTAGAGGCTATTAGTTTTATGTTGTTATTTCGTTTTAATCATTATCAACAAAGCGTTTACTTTACTTCTGCTAATGTTGTAGCAGGCAAAATATATAAAGTTTCTGGGGAGATCTCTTCTTATTTCTATCTAAAATCAGCAAACGAAGGTCTATTAGATCGCAATATATCTCTAGAGAGAGAAGTGACTGCTTTAGAAAAAGCTTTGAAAGAGAATCAAATGGATTCGTTTGAGATTGATAGGCTGGAAAAAGTATCGGACGTGAACTATCATTTGTTAAAGGCAAATGTTATTAAGAATAGTTTAAATCTGACAGATAATTATATAACTTTGGATAAGGGCTTTTCTGATGGCATTCGTTCTGAAATGGGTGTTGTTGGTCCCAATGGGATTGTTGGAATTGTATATCTGACCTCTCCTAAATACTCAATTGTTATATCTGCATTAAATAGTAAGTCGAGTATTAGTTGCAAAATTAAAGGGAGCAACTATTTTGGCTATTTGAAGTGGGAACATGGTGATTCAAGATATGCTTACTTAAAAGATTTGCCTCGCCATGCGGAGTTTAATTTAGGAGATACGATTATAACAAGTGGTTATTCCACTGTTTTTCCTGAAGGTATTATGGTAGGCACGGTAGATGATATGTCTGATTCTAATGATGGTTTATCTTACCTGCTTAAAATTAAGTTAGCTACTGATTTTGGGCGAATCAGTAATGTTCGGGTAATTGAGGATATAGGGAATAAAGAACAAAAAGAACTCGAGAAAAAAAGTCTAAAACAATGA
- the rodA gene encoding rod shape-determining protein RodA — protein MVTRNINLFKSVDWVSICVYLLLIICGWFSVCGASYDYGDRDFFDFSTRAGKQLVWIICSFGLGFILLMLEDKLYDLFSYFIYAGMILLLIITIFIAPDVKGSRSWLQLGPVSLQPAEFAKFATALALAKFMNSYSFNMRKGKYAAGLIALILIPMGLIILQKETGSALVYLAFFLVLYREGMPGVVLFSGVCAIVYFIVGIRFDQQYVGNTPTPIGAFVVLSMVLLFAGSMVWIYLRKWAPCRNIIGVSLLVLILAFGISEYIVPFNLVWIQWGLCAIVVGYLVFLSLSQRQITYVLIGLFALGSVGFLYSSDYVFNKILEPHQQIRIKVVLGMEEDLAGAGYNVNQSKIAIGSGGLTGKGFLNGTQTKLKYVPEQDTDFIFCTIGEEQGFLGSAAVLILFLILILRLISLSERQHSVFGRVYGYSVVSVFLFHLFINIGMVLGLTPVIGIPLPFFSYGGSSLWGFTILLFIFIRIDASRSRR, from the coding sequence ATGGTAACTAGAAATATTAATCTCTTCAAGTCGGTAGATTGGGTAAGTATATGTGTGTATTTGCTGCTTATTATCTGTGGATGGTTTAGCGTTTGTGGTGCTAGCTATGACTATGGGGATCGAGATTTTTTTGACTTTTCTACTCGTGCAGGCAAGCAGTTGGTTTGGATTATATGCTCTTTTGGACTTGGCTTCATTTTATTAATGCTTGAGGATAAGCTATATGATCTGTTTTCATACTTTATTTATGCAGGTATGATACTTTTGCTGATTATTACTATTTTTATTGCTCCTGATGTGAAAGGCTCTCGTTCATGGCTTCAGTTAGGACCTGTTAGTCTGCAGCCTGCGGAATTCGCTAAATTTGCAACTGCATTGGCTCTTGCCAAGTTCATGAATTCCTATTCTTTTAATATGAGAAAAGGAAAATATGCTGCAGGCTTGATTGCACTTATATTAATCCCTATGGGGCTGATTATATTGCAAAAGGAAACAGGATCGGCCCTTGTTTATCTTGCTTTTTTTCTGGTGTTATATCGTGAAGGTATGCCTGGGGTTGTTCTTTTCTCAGGCGTTTGTGCTATAGTCTATTTTATTGTGGGGATACGTTTTGATCAGCAATATGTAGGAAATACGCCTACTCCTATAGGGGCATTTGTAGTTCTGTCGATGGTGTTGTTGTTTGCCGGTAGCATGGTTTGGATATATTTGAGGAAGTGGGCACCTTGCCGTAATATAATAGGTGTTAGCTTATTGGTTTTGATTTTGGCTTTTGGCATTTCCGAATATATTGTTCCGTTTAATTTGGTTTGGATTCAGTGGGGGTTGTGTGCTATTGTGGTTGGCTATCTGGTCTTTTTATCTTTGAGCCAACGCCAGATTACTTATGTTTTGATCGGTCTATTTGCTTTGGGTTCTGTTGGGTTTCTATATTCAAGCGATTATGTCTTTAATAAGATTCTTGAGCCTCACCAGCAAATACGTATAAAGGTGGTTCTAGGCATGGAAGAAGATTTGGCCGGTGCGGGTTATAATGTTAACCAATCGAAGATTGCTATAGGATCGGGCGGATTGACAGGCAAAGGATTTTTGAATGGAACCCAGACCAAACTAAAGTATGTGCCCGAACAAGACACTGATTTCATTTTTTGTACTATAGGCGAAGAACAAGGCTTTCTTGGATCTGCTGCTGTTTTAATATTGTTTCTTATATTAATACTGAGGTTGATTAGTTTATCAGAGAGGCAACATTCTGTTTTTGGAAGGGTGTATGGATATTCTGTTGTTAGTGTATTTCTTTTCCATCTATTTATAAATATAGGGATGGTACTGGGATTAACCCCTGTTATAGGCATCCCTTTACCTTTTTTTAGTTACGGAGGCTCTTCTTTATGGGGTTTTACTATCTTGCTATTTATTTTCATCCGAATTGACGCAAGCCGCAGCCGCAGATGA
- the mreD gene encoding rod shape-determining protein MreD yields MIINYIHKVAWFFGLVLLQVVILNNLHIAGYAPPFFYIYFILKFDTSVSRNELMIWGFLIGLAVDVFSNTPGMNAASTVFLAFVRPLLLRLFMSRDNLDNISPSMRSMGTGAFVKFLIASLFIHHTMLLTIELFSFTSMLSLLLSIVFSMLLTFTFIMAVEGIKK; encoded by the coding sequence ATGATCATAAATTATATTCATAAAGTAGCTTGGTTCTTTGGATTAGTGCTTCTTCAGGTAGTGATTCTGAACAATCTCCATATAGCGGGGTATGCGCCTCCTTTTTTTTATATTTATTTTATACTCAAATTTGACACTAGTGTTTCTCGTAATGAATTGATGATATGGGGCTTTCTAATAGGCCTTGCAGTTGACGTATTCTCAAATACTCCTGGAATGAATGCTGCATCTACTGTCTTTTTAGCTTTTGTGCGCCCTCTTTTATTACGTTTATTTATGTCAAGAGATAATTTAGATAATATATCTCCATCAATGAGAAGCATGGGAACAGGAGCTTTTGTTAAATTCTTAATTGCAAGTTTATTTATTCATCACACGATGTTATTAACGATTGAACTATTTTCTTTTACCAGCATGTTGTCGTTATTACTTAGCATTGTTTTTAGCATGCTTTTAACGTTTACATTTATTATGGCTGTAGAAGGAATAAAAAAATAG
- a CDS encoding gliding motility lipoprotein GldH has protein sequence MKRPINSNICLILLLLLFFITACDNKTVYHSFQHIPDIGWKKNDTLTYTFELKDSMVYLHLFAEVRNRNDYPYQNLYIAISQNLKDSMTWKSDTLNLSLADKKGKWVGNGWGNLFQISVPISNVLATHPGKYTLKISQEMKDNPLKGINDVGIRIEK, from the coding sequence ATGAAACGCCCGATCAACAGTAACATCTGCCTTATTCTATTATTATTATTGTTCTTCATTACCGCTTGCGATAATAAGACGGTGTATCATTCTTTTCAGCACATACCGGATATTGGTTGGAAAAAGAATGATACACTGACATACACCTTTGAATTAAAAGATTCAATGGTATATCTGCACCTATTTGCCGAAGTAAGAAACCGGAACGATTATCCTTATCAAAACTTATATATAGCTATAAGTCAGAACTTAAAAGACTCCATGACATGGAAATCTGATACATTGAATTTATCGCTTGCAGATAAAAAGGGTAAGTGGGTAGGTAACGGATGGGGTAATTTATTTCAGATATCTGTCCCTATAAGCAATGTTTTAGCAACACATCCGGGAAAATATACACTTAAAATTTCCCAAGAGATGAAAGACAACCCGCTAAAAGGCATAAATGATGTAGGAATACGAATAGAAAAATAA